Proteins from a single region of Sphingopyxis sp. BSN-002:
- the lldD gene encoding FMN-dependent L-lactate dehydrogenase LldD — translation MKPASIGDYREAARQRLPHFLFEYFDGGSYAERTLNANIEDLQDIALRQRVLNDVSAIDLTTTLFGQELAMPVALGPIGLAGMAARRGEVQAARAAAAKGVPFTLSTVSACSLSEVARGSPAPFWFQLYMVRDRGFLRALLEDANAIGCPVLVFTVDMPLPGARYRDLRSGLSGAPGLRGQARRVGQAMRRPGWAWDVGLRGRPHQLGNVAPLLGPKSGLEDFLGWMKDNFDASVTWADLDFVRAHWNGPIVIKGILDAEDARRAAEAGVDGIIVSNHGGRQLDGVPSVVRALPAIADAVGDRLTVLADGGVRSGLDVVRMLALGAKGVLLGRAWAFALAAAGEAGVRHVLDLIEAEMRVAMALTGMTTVDRIKATSLAA, via the coding sequence GTGAAACCCGCATCGATCGGCGATTACCGCGAAGCGGCGCGGCAGCGCCTGCCGCATTTCCTGTTCGAATATTTCGACGGCGGCTCCTATGCCGAACGTACGCTGAACGCCAATATCGAGGATCTACAGGATATCGCGCTACGCCAGCGCGTACTGAACGACGTGTCGGCGATCGACCTGACGACGACGCTGTTCGGACAAGAACTGGCGATGCCGGTTGCGCTCGGCCCGATCGGGCTGGCGGGAATGGCCGCGCGCCGCGGCGAAGTGCAGGCGGCGCGCGCGGCGGCCGCGAAGGGCGTGCCCTTCACGCTGTCGACGGTATCCGCCTGTTCGCTTTCAGAAGTTGCGCGCGGTTCGCCCGCTCCCTTCTGGTTCCAGCTCTACATGGTACGGGATCGCGGCTTCCTGCGCGCGCTTCTCGAAGACGCGAACGCCATCGGTTGCCCCGTTCTTGTCTTTACCGTCGACATGCCGCTTCCCGGCGCGCGGTATCGCGACCTTCGCTCGGGCCTTTCGGGCGCCCCCGGCTTGCGTGGACAAGCCCGCCGCGTCGGACAGGCTATGCGGCGACCCGGCTGGGCATGGGACGTCGGCCTTCGCGGCCGGCCGCATCAGCTCGGCAATGTAGCCCCACTGCTCGGCCCGAAGTCGGGGCTGGAAGACTTCCTCGGCTGGATGAAGGATAATTTCGACGCGAGCGTGACCTGGGCCGATCTCGATTTCGTGCGGGCCCACTGGAACGGGCCGATCGTTATCAAGGGCATCCTCGACGCCGAGGATGCGCGCCGTGCCGCCGAGGCGGGAGTCGACGGGATCATCGTATCGAACCATGGCGGGCGCCAGCTCGACGGTGTGCCGTCGGTGGTGCGGGCGCTGCCGGCGATCGCCGATGCGGTCGGCGACCGGCTGACCGTGCTGGCCGATGGCGGAGTGCGCTCGGGGCTCGACGTTGTGCGGATGCTTGCGCTCGGCGCGAAGGGCGTCCTGCTCGGCCGCGCGTGGGCCTTTGCGCTTGCGGCGGCAGGCGAAGCCGGCGTGCGGCATGTGCTCGACCTGATCGAGGCTGAAATGCGCGTCGCGATGGCGCTGACAGGTATGACGACTGTGGACCGGATCAAGGCGACTTCACTGGCCGCCTGA
- the rhaT gene encoding L-rhamnose/proton symporter RhaT, with translation MDANPLLGVFFHWLGGLSSASFYVPYKRIRAWSWEIFWITGGIFSWAIAPWLFASIQTHDLIGVLGRTPGDIWFWCWFWGAMWGLGGLTFGLTMRYLGLSLGMAVALGLTTVIGTMGPPIFRGTLGELFATTSGQTVFLGIAITLAGIVIVAQAGRRKEREMNDRAAPESSEFDLRKGLAIAVFSGIMSGCFAWGLDAGAPIRELTLAAGTDPLWQGLPVLCVVLLGGLTTNLIWCGLLIARNRSVRQFAGAAAPGATGKPPLALNYGLAALGGTLWYFQFFFYTMGESQMGRFGFSSWTLHMASIILFSTLWGFALREWAPAGRRTRALVWFGIAVLMASTVVIGLGNSLA, from the coding sequence ATGGATGCGAACCCGCTGCTCGGCGTGTTCTTTCACTGGCTGGGCGGGCTGTCGTCGGCGAGTTTCTATGTGCCGTACAAACGCATCCGCGCATGGTCGTGGGAGATTTTCTGGATCACAGGCGGCATCTTCTCGTGGGCGATCGCGCCATGGCTGTTCGCCTCGATCCAGACGCACGACCTGATCGGCGTCCTCGGCCGCACGCCCGGCGACATCTGGTTCTGGTGCTGGTTCTGGGGCGCGATGTGGGGGCTTGGCGGGCTGACGTTCGGGCTCACCATGCGCTACCTCGGCCTCTCGCTCGGCATGGCGGTCGCACTCGGGCTGACGACGGTGATCGGCACGATGGGCCCCCCGATATTTCGCGGCACGCTCGGCGAATTGTTCGCGACGACGAGCGGACAGACGGTGTTTCTGGGCATCGCGATCACGCTGGCAGGCATCGTCATCGTCGCGCAGGCCGGGCGGCGCAAGGAGCGCGAGATGAACGACCGGGCCGCGCCCGAAAGTTCGGAGTTCGATCTCCGCAAGGGGCTCGCGATCGCGGTCTTCTCCGGCATCATGTCGGGCTGCTTCGCCTGGGGCCTCGACGCCGGCGCGCCGATCCGGGAGCTGACGCTGGCGGCGGGGACGGATCCGCTGTGGCAGGGCCTTCCCGTATTGTGCGTCGTGCTGCTCGGCGGGCTGACCACCAACCTCATCTGGTGCGGTCTGTTGATCGCGCGCAACCGCAGCGTGCGGCAGTTTGCCGGCGCAGCCGCACCGGGCGCAACTGGAAAGCCGCCGCTGGCGCTCAACTACGGGCTCGCCGCGCTCGGCGGGACGCTGTGGTATTTCCAGTTCTTTTTCTACACGATGGGCGAAAGTCAGATGGGCCGTTTCGGCTTTTCGAGCTGGACCCTGCACATGGCGAGCATCATCCTCTTTTCGACGCTCTGGGGCTTTGCGCTCCGCGAATGGGCACCTGCCGGCCGGCGCACGCGCGCGCTCGTCTGGTTCGGGATCGCGGTGCTGATGGCATCGACGGTGGTGATCGGCCTCGGCAACAGCCTGGCCTGA
- a CDS encoding response regulator transcription factor, protein MKVRHKILVVDDELHIRRLIRAALERADYAIVEAENAREAAERLRAERPDITLLDLGLPDRDGLELVPLFKQQSDTTLIVVSARDATDEKVAALDLGADDYLTKPFDTDELLARVRVALRNRLTRDGGNLGLTVGDVTLDLVAHTVTKGGKEVHLTPKEYAVIAQLARFPGRVITHNQIMNEVWPHEHEHHVEYLRVLVRTLRQKLESDPQRPQIICNELGIGYRLKVEHETPTEGRPVVR, encoded by the coding sequence ATGAAAGTGCGCCACAAGATATTGGTCGTCGATGACGAACTCCACATCCGCCGCCTGATCCGCGCCGCGCTCGAACGCGCCGACTATGCGATCGTCGAGGCCGAAAATGCGCGCGAAGCGGCCGAGCGGCTGCGCGCCGAGCGTCCCGACATCACCTTGCTCGACCTCGGGCTGCCCGATCGCGACGGGCTAGAGCTCGTGCCCCTATTCAAGCAGCAGTCGGACACAACCCTGATCGTCGTTTCGGCGCGCGATGCAACCGACGAGAAGGTGGCCGCGCTCGATCTCGGCGCGGACGATTATCTGACCAAACCGTTCGACACCGACGAACTGCTCGCGCGCGTCCGCGTTGCCTTGCGCAATCGCCTGACGCGCGACGGCGGAAACCTTGGCCTGACCGTTGGCGACGTGACGCTCGATCTTGTCGCGCATACCGTGACCAAGGGCGGCAAGGAGGTTCATCTGACGCCCAAGGAATATGCCGTGATCGCCCAGCTCGCCCGGTTTCCCGGCCGCGTCATCACGCACAACCAGATCATGAACGAGGTCTGGCCGCACGAGCATGAGCATCATGTCGAATATCTGCGCGTGCTCGTCCGGACGTTGCGTCAGAAGCTCGAATCGGATCCACAGCGGCCGCAGATCATCTGTAACGAACTTGGCATCGGCTACCGGTTGAAGGTCGAGCATGAAACTCCGACAGAAGGGCGCCCGGTCGTGCGGTGA